The Acutalibacter muris genomic sequence CGTCGGCAAGACGACCACCGCGCTTTCCCTTATCAACGCCCTGCGCCTTAGGAACTACCGGGTCCTGGGCGTGGACCTGGACCCACAGGGCAGCCTGGGCTTTTCCGCCGGGCTTGACATCGAGAACTCGGACACGGTTTATGAGGTGATGAAGGGCACGGCGGAGGTCCGTGACGCGATAGTCTCCACGGACCTTGGGGACATACTGCCCTCAAACATACTGCTGTCCACCGCCGAGCTGGAATTCAACGCCCCCGGCCGGGAGTATCTTTTGAAGAACGAGCTGGACAAGGTGGAGAGCCGCTATGACTATATCATCATCGACACCCCCCCGGCGCTGAACGTGCTGACCATCAACGCCTATGTGGCCTCAGGGGCTCTGATAATCCCCATGGCCCCGGAGATCTTAAGCCTTCTGGGCATCTCCCAGATACGGGACACCATCAATACGGTGAAGAAATATTACAACCCGGACCTTCGGGTGCTGGGCATCCTGCTGAACAAGTATAACCAGCGCCTGACCCTGAACCGGGAGGTGCTGGAGCTCTCCGGCGAGATTGCCCGTAAGCTGGACACCAAGGTGCTGGACACCAAGATACGCACAAGCGTCGTGGTGGCCGAGGCCCCCGCCCACGGGGAGAGCGTGCTGTCCTATGCCCCCCGCTCCAACCCGTCCCAGGATTTCCAGGCGCTGCTTGACGAGCTTATGAGTATCTGATATAATGTACGTAAAA encodes the following:
- a CDS encoding ParA family protein, coding for MEKIIAITNQKGGVGKTTTALSLINALRLRNYRVLGVDLDPQGSLGFSAGLDIENSDTVYEVMKGTAEVRDAIVSTDLGDILPSNILLSTAELEFNAPGREYLLKNELDKVESRYDYIIIDTPPALNVLTINAYVASGALIIPMAPEILSLLGISQIRDTINTVKKYYNPDLRVLGILLNKYNQRLTLNREVLELSGEIARKLDTKVLDTKIRTSVVVAEAPAHGESVLSYAPRSNPSQDFQALLDELMSI